The following are encoded in a window of Peromyscus eremicus chromosome 12, PerEre_H2_v1, whole genome shotgun sequence genomic DNA:
- the LOC131922552 gene encoding carbonyl reductase [NADPH] 1-like — translation MSSRNQVALVTGANKGIGFAITRVLCQKFSGDVVLTARDKARGKAAMQQLQAEGLSPRFHQLDIDDLQSIRALRDFLRREYRGLDVLVNNAGISTWPKNKPPRRDDFFKDTQQGGTDLTHFYIQAEAAMKTNFFGTQAVCMELLPLIKPQGRVVNVSSMMSLRALKKCSPELQQKFRSDTITEEELVGLMNKFMEDMKKGVHEKEGWPDSAYAVTKIGVTVLSRIHARKLSEQRRGDKILLNACSPGWVRTDMGGLKSTKSPEEGAETPVYLALLPPDAEGPHGQFVHEKNVEPW, via the exons ATGTCATCTCGCAATCAGGTAGCTCTGGTAACTGGGGCTAACAAGGGCATCGGCTTTGCCATCACACGTGTCCTGTGTCAGAAGTTCTCGGGGGACGTGGTGCTCACGGCGCGGGACAAGGCGCGGGGCAAGGCTGCAATGCAGCAGCTGCAGGCGGAGGGCCTGAGCCCGCGCTTCCACCAGCTGGACATCGATGACCTGCAGAGCATCCGCGCCCTGCGCGACTTTCTGCGCAGGGAGTACAGGGGACTGGACGTGCTGGTCAACAACGCGGGCATTAGCACCTGGCCCAAGAATAAGCCACCAAGAAGAGATGACTTCTTCAAGGACACCCAGCAAGGAG GCACTGATCTGACCCACTTTTACATTCAAGCagaagcagcaatgaaaacaaacttttttgGTACCCAGGCTGTCTGCATGGAGCTACTCCCCCTAATAAAACCGCAAG GCAGAGTGGTGAACGTGTCGAGCATGATGAGCCTCAGGGCCCTGAAAAAGTGCAGCCCAGAGCTGCAGCAGAAGTTTCGCAGTGACACCATCACAGAGGAGGAACTGGTAGGGCTCATGAACAAGTTTATGGAAGATATGAAAAAAGGAGTGCATGAGAAAGAAGGCTGGCCGGACAGTGCATATGCAGTGACCAAGATCGGGGTGACAGTCCTGTCCAGAATCCATGCCCGGAAACTCAGCGAGCAGAGGAGAGGGGACAAGATCCTCCTCAATGCCTGTTCCCCTGGGTGGGTGAGAACTGACATGGGGGGACTAAAATCCACCAAGAGCCCCGAAGAAGGAGCAGAGACCCCCGTGTACTTGGCCCTTTTGCCGCCAGATGCAGAGGGACCTCACGGGCAGTTTGTTCACGAGAAAAATGTTGAGCCATGGTGA